In Solenopsis invicta isolate M01_SB chromosome 1, UNIL_Sinv_3.0, whole genome shotgun sequence, one genomic interval encodes:
- the LOC105194779 gene encoding neuroglian isoform X1 codes for MRLTVYIVSTLVLGASAIIRVPDTVEVQSPPRISKQPPTDEQLFQVAQAKVNENDKPFLIECEAEGEPVPTYRWIKNGKNFEWPAYDDRISQQPGRGTLVISRPRDEDLGQYQCFAENEWGIATSNSVFVRKAELNSFKDESPMTLSANEGSPFKLTCQPPDGWPKPNVYWLIQDISGGIKSINNSRMTLDPEGNLWFSNVTRNDASDDFYYACAATSVFRNEYKVGNKVLLNVISTGASAGQNKHPPERQYVSRKNEVALRGKKVELYCIFGGTPLPQIVWSKNGHLLKPSDRITQGNYGKSLIIKHVNFEDEGKYTCEASNGVGSAQSYSISLQVMAVPYFTVEPEFVNAAEDETVEIRCEASGVPVPEIKWIHNGKPISEAPPNIRRKVTPNSIIIERLVKKDTGNYGCNATNSLGYVYKDVYVNVLALYPDITQPPTDLSTVDGKTIRITCRVFGAPKPEVKWVRNGLELTGGRYKTLDVGDLEIENVIFLDAGIYTCYASNKFGKVNASASLIVKEHTKITDKPEDYEVAAGSTATFRCNAVGDPTLPLTIDWLSNGEPIDFEMEPRFVRSTDYSLMITKTTELDSGIYTCVARTDLDETRAQATLIVQDVPNAPRLVSIKCKSNSAMVEWIPMGDNRAPILRYTIQYNTTFTPDTWEISRDHVPATDLRYEVPMSPWANYTFRVLAWNKIGPSLPSPHSEVCTTEPDVPYKNPDNVMGKGTTPQNLVILWTTMPQIEHNGPKFLYKIFYRRDIPGENWVTVDVHDWRKNNVLVENQPTYQKYRIKVVAINEKGECRIPAEEVIGYSGEDVPLQAPGNFTLNQIKSGTTAQLSWSSVPEDTVRGELQGYKIQTWTDKDGEKGMREIDIRGGNKTHALITKFVPYSKNFARILAYNGRYAGPSSETLSFDMPEGVPGTVLSLEAFPMGSSALFLVWTRPAEPNGILTGYKIYYQVVNGTKLGTLLERKPHVTDPQATSAKLAALAPDTIYRVHIRATTRVGEGNDYFIEQKTRTSQRPDVPHFTWETVPVENGYSNVRVIWLPNLNGNPGSHFFVKYKLKGETIFMETKPEFQSTYIEIRGLQSGEVYIMSVVAVDGDYLSESAPKEVETSSEGPIIQPKENVATAGWFIGMMLAIAILLLVLIIVCVIKRNRGGKYAVHERELAAGRGDYPDEGGFHEYSQPLDTKSAGGRASLASSSHQDGKHPESDTDSMAEYGDGDTGRFTEDGSFIGQYGPKGRPEETPPIPTGTMATYV; via the exons ATGAGACTTACCGTGTATATTGTTTCCACGCTGGTGCTTGGAGCATCAGCCATAA TACGTGTCCCGGATACCGTAGAAG ttcaATCGCCGCCACGAATATCTAAACAGCCGCCAACGGACGAGCAGCTGTTTCAAGTGGCTCAAGCAAAAGTCAATGAGAATGATAAACCATTTCTAATTGAGTGCGAAGCGGAAGGAGAGCCAGTTCCAAC gTATCGTTGGATTAAAAATGGAAAGAACTTTGAATGGCCGGCGTATGACGATCGCATTTCTCAACAACCTGGTAGAGGCACATTGGTAATCTCGAGACCGAGAGACGAGGACTTGGGACAGTACCAATGCTTCGCCGAGAATGAATGGGGCATAGCTACATCGAATTCGGTGTTTGTCCGAAAAGCTGAATTAAATTCGTTTAAGGATGAAAGTCCAATGACCTTGAGCGCGAACGAGGGTTCCCCCTTCAAACTTACCTGCCAGCCACCTGATGGCTGGCCCAAACCAAATGTTTATTGGCTGATTCAGGATATCTCTGGTGGTATTAAGTCAATCAATAACTCGAGGATGACTCTCGATCCGGAAGGTAATCTCTGGTTCAGCAATGTCACGAGAAACGATGCTTCGGATGACTTTTATTATGCCTGCGCTGCCACATCTGTGTTCAGAAACGAATACAAAGTTGGCAATAAGGTTTTGCTAAACGTAATTTCTACGGGCGCGTCCGCCGGTCAGAACAAACATCCTCCTGAGAGGCAATACGTTAGCAGGAAGAACGAAGTTGCTCTGCGTGGTAAGAAGGTAGAACTGTACTGTATATTTGGAGGAACGCCTTTGCCGCAAATAGTTTGGAGCAAAAATGGTCATTTGCTCAAGCCGAGTGATAGAATAACTCAAGGAAATTATGGCAAATCTCTCATTATAAAACATGTCAATTTTGAGGATGAGGGAAAATACACCTGCGAGGCATCGAACGGAGTGGGATCAGCTCAGTCATATTCGATAAGCCTGCAAGTAATGGCCGTGCCATATTTCACCGTTGAGCCAGAGTTCGTGAATGCTGCGGAGGATGAGACTGTAGAGATCAGATGTGAGGCTAGCGGAGTGCCTGTTCCCGAGATCAAGTGGATCCACAACGGTAAACCGATTTCTGAAGCACCGCCGAACATTAGAAGGAAGGTCACGCCAAATTCCATTATTATCGAGAGACTGGTGAAAAAAGATACAGGAAATTACGGGTGCAACGCTACCAATTCATTGGGATACGTTTATAAGGATGTATATGTGAACGTGTTGGCGCTCTATCCGGATATCACGCAACCGCCCACGGACTTGAGCACGGTCGATGGCAAAACCATCCGGATCACGTGCCGCGTTTTCGGTGCGCCTAAGCCCGAGGTCAAGTGGGTTAGGAACGGACTAGAATTAACCGGCGGCCGTTACAAGACCCTGGATGTAGGTGATTTAGAGATCGAGAACGTGATATTCCTGGACGCCGGTATTTACACGTGTTACGCTTCCAATAAATTCGGTAAGGTGAATGCGTCCGCTAGTTTGATAGTGAAAGAGCACACCAAGATAACGGATAAACCGGAGGACTACGAGGTAGCAGCAGGTTCTACTGCCACATTCAG gTGCAATGCCGTTGGTGATCCGACTCTACCTCTAACCATAGACTGGCTGAGTAATGGTGAACCAATAGATTTCGAGATGGAACCGAGATTCGTACGAAGCACCGATTATTCTTTAATGATCACAAAGACGACTGAATTAGATTCCGGTATCTACACATGTGTCGCCCGTACTGATCTCGACGAAACGAGAGCACAAGCGACGCTGATAGTTCAGGATGTACCTAATGCGCCGCGATTAGTCAGCATCAAGTGCAAGTCCAACTCGGCTATGGTTGAATGGATACCTATGGGAGATAACAGAGCTCCTATTCTGCGTTACACGATTCAATACAATACTACTTTTACACCAGATACTTGGGAGATATCCAGAGATCACGTCCCAGCTACGGATTTGAGATACGAAGTACCTATGTCACCTTGGGCTAATTATACATTCCGCGTCCTTGCATGGAATAAAATTG GTCCTTCTCTACCGTCACCACACAGCGAGGTTTGTACCACCGAACCGGACGTTCCTTACAAAAATCCGGACAATGTTATGGGCAAGGGTACAACGCCGCAAAATTTGGTTATTTTATGGACCACCATGCCGCAGATAGAGCACAATGGGCCCAAATTTCTATACAAGATATTttacagaagagatataccaGGTGAAAACTGGGTTACAGTTGATGTACATGATTGGAGGAAAAATAATGTGCTGGTGGAAAATCAACCTACTTATCAGAAATACAGAATTAAAGTCGTTGCAATAAACGAGAAAGGAGAATGTAGAATTCCAGCTGAGGAAGTTATCGGATATTCCGGAGAAGACG TACCTCTACAAGCACCTGGTAATTTTACactaaatcaaataaaatctgGTACAACCGCTCAGCTGTCGTGGAGTTCGGTACCTGAGGATACGGTAAGGGGCGAATTGCAAGGATACAAAATTCAAACATGGACGGACAAAGACGGCGAGAAGGGAATGCGCGAGATTGATATTCGTGGTGGAAATAAAACGCATGCTTTAATCACGAAATTCGTTCCATATAGCAAAAATTTCGCAAGAATACTTGCTTACAACGGCAG GTATGCCGGTCCTTCGTCTGAGACATTAAGCTTTGACATGCCAGAAGGAGTACCAGGAACAGTACTCAGTCTCGAAGCATTCCCCATGGGATCCAGTGCGCTGTTTTTAGTGTGGACGCGGCCCGCGGAACCGAACGGTATATTAACcggatataaaatttattatcaagttGTGAACGGCACAAAGTTGGGAACGTTACTTGAGAGAAAACCGCATGTTACGGATCCACAAGCTACGAGTGCCAAATTAGCCGCACTAGCGCCCGACACGATATATCGCGTTCACATACGTGCCACAACCAGGGTCGGTGAAGGCAATGA TTATTTTATTGAGCAAAAGACAAGAACGTCTCAACGACCTGACGTCCCACACTTTACATGGGAAACCGTACCAGTGGAGAATGGATATTCAAACGTAAGGGTCATTTGGTTGCCGAATTTGAACGGTAATCCGGGAAGCCATTTCTTCGTCAAGTATAAGCTGAAAGGCGAAACGATATTTATGGAAACAAAGCCCGAGTTCCAATCGACATACATTGAG ATTCGTGGTCTTCAAAGTGGTGAAGTTTACATAATGTCGGTTGTTGCTGTTGACGGAGATTACCTGAGCGAGAGTGCCCCTAAAGAAGTAGAGACGAGTAGCGAAGGACCAATTATTCAACCGAAGGAAAATGTTGCGACAGCCGGCTGGTTTATTG GGATGATGCTAGCAATTGCCATCCTTCTTTTGGTGCTGATAATTGTTTGCGTGATTAAACGAAACAGAGGTGGAAAGTACGCGGTCCATGAGCGTGAATTGGCCGCCGGTCGCGGAGATTATCCCGATGAGGGTGGATTCCACGAGTATTCGCAACCGTTAGACACCAAATCGGCTGGCGGACGTGCATCCTTGGCATCTTCTTCTCATCAGGATGGTAAACATCCTGAATCTGATACTGATTCCATGGCGGAATATGGTGATGGTGATACag GGCGTTTTACGGAGGATGGATCCTTCATCGGACAATACGGACCTAAAGGTAGACCAGAGGAAACACCACCCATTCCGACTGGTACTATGGCCACGTACGTGTAA
- the LOC105194779 gene encoding neuroglian isoform X3 yields MRLTVYIVSTLVLGASAIIQSPPRISKQPPTDEQLFQVAQAKVNENDKPFLIECEAEGEPVPTYRWIKNGKNFEWPAYDDRISQQPGRGTLVISRPRDEDLGQYQCFAENEWGIATSNSVFVRKAELNSFKDESPMTLSANEGSPFKLTCQPPDGWPKPNVYWLIQDISGGIKSINNSRMTLDPEGNLWFSNVTRNDASDDFYYACAATSVFRNEYKVGNKVLLNVISTGASAGQNKHPPERQYVSRKNEVALRGKKVELYCIFGGTPLPQIVWSKNGHLLKPSDRITQGNYGKSLIIKHVNFEDEGKYTCEASNGVGSAQSYSISLQVMAVPYFTVEPEFVNAAEDETVEIRCEASGVPVPEIKWIHNGKPISEAPPNIRRKVTPNSIIIERLVKKDTGNYGCNATNSLGYVYKDVYVNVLALYPDITQPPTDLSTVDGKTIRITCRVFGAPKPEVKWVRNGLELTGGRYKTLDVGDLEIENVIFLDAGIYTCYASNKFGKVNASASLIVKEHTKITDKPEDYEVAAGSTATFRCNAVGDPTLPLTIDWLSNGEPIDFEMEPRFVRSTDYSLMITKTTELDSGIYTCVARTDLDETRAQATLIVQDVPNAPRLVSIKCKSNSAMVEWIPMGDNRAPILRYTIQYNTTFTPDTWEISRDHVPATDLRYEVPMSPWANYTFRVLAWNKIGPSLPSPHSEVCTTEPDVPYKNPDNVMGKGTTPQNLVILWTTMPQIEHNGPKFLYKIFYRRDIPGENWVTVDVHDWRKNNVLVENQPTYQKYRIKVVAINEKGECRIPAEEVIGYSGEDVPLQAPGNFTLNQIKSGTTAQLSWSSVPEDTVRGELQGYKIQTWTDKDGEKGMREIDIRGGNKTHALITKFVPYSKNFARILAYNGRYAGPSSETLSFDMPEGVPGTVLSLEAFPMGSSALFLVWTRPAEPNGILTGYKIYYQVVNGTKLGTLLERKPHVTDPQATSAKLAALAPDTIYRVHIRATTRVGEGNDYFIEQKTRTSQRPDVPHFTWETVPVENGYSNVRVIWLPNLNGNPGSHFFVKYKLKGETIFMETKPEFQSTYIEIRGLQSGEVYIMSVVAVDGDYLSESAPKEVETSSEGPIIQPKENVATAGWFIGMMLAIAILLLVLIIVCVIKRNRGGKYAVHERELAAGRGDYPDEGGFHEYSQPLDTKSAGGRASLASSSHQDGKHPESDTDSMAEYGDGDTGRFTEDGSFIGQYGPKGRPEETPPIPTGTMATYV; encoded by the exons ATGAGACTTACCGTGTATATTGTTTCCACGCTGGTGCTTGGAGCATCAGCCATAA ttcaATCGCCGCCACGAATATCTAAACAGCCGCCAACGGACGAGCAGCTGTTTCAAGTGGCTCAAGCAAAAGTCAATGAGAATGATAAACCATTTCTAATTGAGTGCGAAGCGGAAGGAGAGCCAGTTCCAAC gTATCGTTGGATTAAAAATGGAAAGAACTTTGAATGGCCGGCGTATGACGATCGCATTTCTCAACAACCTGGTAGAGGCACATTGGTAATCTCGAGACCGAGAGACGAGGACTTGGGACAGTACCAATGCTTCGCCGAGAATGAATGGGGCATAGCTACATCGAATTCGGTGTTTGTCCGAAAAGCTGAATTAAATTCGTTTAAGGATGAAAGTCCAATGACCTTGAGCGCGAACGAGGGTTCCCCCTTCAAACTTACCTGCCAGCCACCTGATGGCTGGCCCAAACCAAATGTTTATTGGCTGATTCAGGATATCTCTGGTGGTATTAAGTCAATCAATAACTCGAGGATGACTCTCGATCCGGAAGGTAATCTCTGGTTCAGCAATGTCACGAGAAACGATGCTTCGGATGACTTTTATTATGCCTGCGCTGCCACATCTGTGTTCAGAAACGAATACAAAGTTGGCAATAAGGTTTTGCTAAACGTAATTTCTACGGGCGCGTCCGCCGGTCAGAACAAACATCCTCCTGAGAGGCAATACGTTAGCAGGAAGAACGAAGTTGCTCTGCGTGGTAAGAAGGTAGAACTGTACTGTATATTTGGAGGAACGCCTTTGCCGCAAATAGTTTGGAGCAAAAATGGTCATTTGCTCAAGCCGAGTGATAGAATAACTCAAGGAAATTATGGCAAATCTCTCATTATAAAACATGTCAATTTTGAGGATGAGGGAAAATACACCTGCGAGGCATCGAACGGAGTGGGATCAGCTCAGTCATATTCGATAAGCCTGCAAGTAATGGCCGTGCCATATTTCACCGTTGAGCCAGAGTTCGTGAATGCTGCGGAGGATGAGACTGTAGAGATCAGATGTGAGGCTAGCGGAGTGCCTGTTCCCGAGATCAAGTGGATCCACAACGGTAAACCGATTTCTGAAGCACCGCCGAACATTAGAAGGAAGGTCACGCCAAATTCCATTATTATCGAGAGACTGGTGAAAAAAGATACAGGAAATTACGGGTGCAACGCTACCAATTCATTGGGATACGTTTATAAGGATGTATATGTGAACGTGTTGGCGCTCTATCCGGATATCACGCAACCGCCCACGGACTTGAGCACGGTCGATGGCAAAACCATCCGGATCACGTGCCGCGTTTTCGGTGCGCCTAAGCCCGAGGTCAAGTGGGTTAGGAACGGACTAGAATTAACCGGCGGCCGTTACAAGACCCTGGATGTAGGTGATTTAGAGATCGAGAACGTGATATTCCTGGACGCCGGTATTTACACGTGTTACGCTTCCAATAAATTCGGTAAGGTGAATGCGTCCGCTAGTTTGATAGTGAAAGAGCACACCAAGATAACGGATAAACCGGAGGACTACGAGGTAGCAGCAGGTTCTACTGCCACATTCAG gTGCAATGCCGTTGGTGATCCGACTCTACCTCTAACCATAGACTGGCTGAGTAATGGTGAACCAATAGATTTCGAGATGGAACCGAGATTCGTACGAAGCACCGATTATTCTTTAATGATCACAAAGACGACTGAATTAGATTCCGGTATCTACACATGTGTCGCCCGTACTGATCTCGACGAAACGAGAGCACAAGCGACGCTGATAGTTCAGGATGTACCTAATGCGCCGCGATTAGTCAGCATCAAGTGCAAGTCCAACTCGGCTATGGTTGAATGGATACCTATGGGAGATAACAGAGCTCCTATTCTGCGTTACACGATTCAATACAATACTACTTTTACACCAGATACTTGGGAGATATCCAGAGATCACGTCCCAGCTACGGATTTGAGATACGAAGTACCTATGTCACCTTGGGCTAATTATACATTCCGCGTCCTTGCATGGAATAAAATTG GTCCTTCTCTACCGTCACCACACAGCGAGGTTTGTACCACCGAACCGGACGTTCCTTACAAAAATCCGGACAATGTTATGGGCAAGGGTACAACGCCGCAAAATTTGGTTATTTTATGGACCACCATGCCGCAGATAGAGCACAATGGGCCCAAATTTCTATACAAGATATTttacagaagagatataccaGGTGAAAACTGGGTTACAGTTGATGTACATGATTGGAGGAAAAATAATGTGCTGGTGGAAAATCAACCTACTTATCAGAAATACAGAATTAAAGTCGTTGCAATAAACGAGAAAGGAGAATGTAGAATTCCAGCTGAGGAAGTTATCGGATATTCCGGAGAAGACG TACCTCTACAAGCACCTGGTAATTTTACactaaatcaaataaaatctgGTACAACCGCTCAGCTGTCGTGGAGTTCGGTACCTGAGGATACGGTAAGGGGCGAATTGCAAGGATACAAAATTCAAACATGGACGGACAAAGACGGCGAGAAGGGAATGCGCGAGATTGATATTCGTGGTGGAAATAAAACGCATGCTTTAATCACGAAATTCGTTCCATATAGCAAAAATTTCGCAAGAATACTTGCTTACAACGGCAG GTATGCCGGTCCTTCGTCTGAGACATTAAGCTTTGACATGCCAGAAGGAGTACCAGGAACAGTACTCAGTCTCGAAGCATTCCCCATGGGATCCAGTGCGCTGTTTTTAGTGTGGACGCGGCCCGCGGAACCGAACGGTATATTAACcggatataaaatttattatcaagttGTGAACGGCACAAAGTTGGGAACGTTACTTGAGAGAAAACCGCATGTTACGGATCCACAAGCTACGAGTGCCAAATTAGCCGCACTAGCGCCCGACACGATATATCGCGTTCACATACGTGCCACAACCAGGGTCGGTGAAGGCAATGA TTATTTTATTGAGCAAAAGACAAGAACGTCTCAACGACCTGACGTCCCACACTTTACATGGGAAACCGTACCAGTGGAGAATGGATATTCAAACGTAAGGGTCATTTGGTTGCCGAATTTGAACGGTAATCCGGGAAGCCATTTCTTCGTCAAGTATAAGCTGAAAGGCGAAACGATATTTATGGAAACAAAGCCCGAGTTCCAATCGACATACATTGAG ATTCGTGGTCTTCAAAGTGGTGAAGTTTACATAATGTCGGTTGTTGCTGTTGACGGAGATTACCTGAGCGAGAGTGCCCCTAAAGAAGTAGAGACGAGTAGCGAAGGACCAATTATTCAACCGAAGGAAAATGTTGCGACAGCCGGCTGGTTTATTG GGATGATGCTAGCAATTGCCATCCTTCTTTTGGTGCTGATAATTGTTTGCGTGATTAAACGAAACAGAGGTGGAAAGTACGCGGTCCATGAGCGTGAATTGGCCGCCGGTCGCGGAGATTATCCCGATGAGGGTGGATTCCACGAGTATTCGCAACCGTTAGACACCAAATCGGCTGGCGGACGTGCATCCTTGGCATCTTCTTCTCATCAGGATGGTAAACATCCTGAATCTGATACTGATTCCATGGCGGAATATGGTGATGGTGATACag GGCGTTTTACGGAGGATGGATCCTTCATCGGACAATACGGACCTAAAGGTAGACCAGAGGAAACACCACCCATTCCGACTGGTACTATGGCCACGTACGTGTAA